The nucleotide window GATTTTAACCGGTATTCAGCTTGACATAATGGCAGAAAAAGGAATGCTGGAGGAGCCTTTGCAAACAATTATTGCAACAGACGAAGGGTTATACGGTATTGACGAGATTTTAGCGTTTGCAATTGTAAATGTTTACGGTTCGATTGGCTTTACTAACTACGGTTATATCGATAAACAAAAACCGGGGATTTTAAAAGAATTAAATGATAAATCATCAGGGAAGTGCAACACCTTCTTAGATGACATTGTGGGCGCAATCGCAGCAGCCGCTTCAAGCCGTTTAGCC belongs to Bacillus methanolicus and includes:
- a CDS encoding phosphatidylglycerophosphatase A family protein, whose protein sequence is MKDEKKVINMTEKTARQWLHERGVEVQDIAELVYFLQKKYHSNLKMEECIQNVERVLSKREVQNAILTGIQLDIMAEKGMLEEPLQTIIATDEGLYGIDEILAFAIVNVYGSIGFTNYGYIDKQKPGILKELNDKSSGKCNTFLDDIVGAIAAAASSRLAHRAANAE